A DNA window from Vibrio cidicii contains the following coding sequences:
- a CDS encoding valine--tRNA ligase produces the protein MEKTYNPTSIEQALYQTWEEQGYFKPHGDTTKASYSIMIPPPNVTGSLHMGHAFQDTIMDTLIRCERMKGKNTLWQVGTDHAGIATQMVVERKIAAEEGKTKHDYGRDAFIDKIWEWKGQSGGTITQQLRRLGASVDWDRERFTMDEGLSNAVQEVFVRLYEDDLIYRGKRLVNWDPKLHTAISDLEVENKETKGHMWHFRYPLADGVKTADGKDYIVVATTRPETMLGDTGVAVNPEDPRYKDLIGKEIILPIVDRRIPIVGDEHADMEKGTGCVKITPAHDFNDCEVGKRHQLPMINIFTFDANIRDAAEVFTTNGEPSDVYSTEIPAKYQGMERFAARKAIVAEFDELGLLEEIKDHDLTVPYGDRGGVVIEPMLTDQWYVRTAPLAKTAVEAVENGDIQFVPKQYENMYFSWMRDVQDWCISRQLWWGHRIPAWYDNQGNVYVGRSEEEVRQKHNLESVIELHQDEDVLDTWFSSALWTFGTQGWPEQTDDLKVFHPSDVLVTGFDIIFFWVARMIMMTMHFVKDENGKPQVPFKTVYVTGLIRDENGDKMSKSKGNVLDPIDMIDGIDLESLVEKRCGNMMQPQLAAKIEKNTRKTFENGIEAYGTDALRFTLAAMASTGRDINWDMKRLEGYRNFCNKLWNASRYVMMNTEEQDCGFSAGEIEYSLADKWIESQFELAAKAFNNHIDNFRLDMAANTLYEFIWNQFCDWYLELTKPVLWKGTEAQQRGTRRTLITVLEKTLRLAHPVIPYITETIWQSIKPIVDGVEGTTSSESTIMLQSLPQFDEANFNQAALDDIEWVKAFITSIRNLRAEYDINPGKPLSVMLKAATAEDAARVEANKQVLVSLAKLESVRVLAAGEETPACATALVGKSELMIPMAGLIDKDAELARLDKEVAKTQGEIKRIEGKLGNEGFVAKAPEAVIAKEREKLEGYKETLAKLEEQKTTIAAL, from the coding sequence ATGGAAAAGACATATAACCCAACTTCAATCGAACAAGCTCTGTATCAGACTTGGGAAGAGCAAGGCTACTTTAAGCCACACGGTGACACGACGAAAGCGTCATACAGCATCATGATCCCGCCGCCAAACGTCACAGGTAGCCTACACATGGGCCACGCGTTCCAAGACACCATCATGGATACGCTGATCCGTTGTGAACGTATGAAGGGCAAAAACACCCTTTGGCAAGTCGGTACCGACCACGCAGGTATCGCCACTCAGATGGTGGTTGAGCGTAAGATCGCCGCAGAAGAAGGCAAAACTAAGCACGATTACGGTCGTGACGCTTTCATCGACAAAATCTGGGAATGGAAAGGCCAATCAGGCGGTACCATTACTCAGCAGCTTCGTCGTCTTGGCGCATCAGTCGACTGGGATCGTGAGCGCTTCACCATGGATGAAGGCCTGTCGAATGCGGTTCAAGAAGTGTTCGTGCGTCTCTACGAAGATGACCTCATCTACCGTGGTAAGCGTCTGGTGAACTGGGACCCTAAACTGCACACTGCGATCTCCGATCTCGAAGTTGAGAACAAAGAGACCAAGGGCCACATGTGGCACTTCCGCTACCCGCTCGCAGACGGCGTAAAAACCGCAGATGGTAAAGACTACATCGTTGTCGCCACCACGCGTCCAGAAACCATGCTCGGCGATACTGGTGTGGCGGTGAACCCAGAAGATCCTCGTTACAAAGATCTGATTGGTAAAGAGATCATCCTGCCTATCGTTGATCGTCGCATCCCAATTGTAGGCGATGAGCACGCCGACATGGAAAAAGGTACGGGCTGTGTGAAAATCACCCCAGCGCACGACTTTAACGACTGCGAAGTGGGTAAACGTCATCAACTGCCGATGATCAACATCTTCACTTTCGATGCCAACATCCGCGATGCGGCGGAAGTGTTCACCACCAACGGTGAGCCAAGTGATGTGTACTCAACCGAGATTCCAGCCAAATACCAAGGTATGGAGCGTTTCGCGGCGCGTAAAGCGATCGTGGCGGAATTCGACGAACTTGGCCTTTTGGAAGAGATCAAAGATCACGACTTGACGGTGCCATACGGCGACCGTGGTGGCGTGGTCATCGAACCTATGCTGACTGACCAATGGTACGTGCGCACGGCACCGCTGGCAAAAACCGCGGTTGAAGCGGTTGAAAACGGCGACATCCAATTCGTTCCTAAGCAATACGAAAACATGTACTTCTCTTGGATGCGTGACGTTCAAGACTGGTGTATCTCTCGTCAGCTGTGGTGGGGTCACCGTATCCCTGCTTGGTACGATAACCAAGGCAATGTTTACGTAGGTCGCAGCGAAGAAGAAGTTCGTCAAAAGCACAACCTAGAGTCTGTGATTGAACTACACCAAGACGAAGACGTACTGGATACTTGGTTCTCTTCTGCACTTTGGACCTTCGGTACGCAAGGTTGGCCAGAGCAAACGGACGATCTGAAAGTGTTCCACCCTTCAGATGTACTGGTGACGGGTTTCGACATCATCTTCTTCTGGGTTGCGCGCATGATCATGATGACCATGCACTTCGTCAAAGACGAAAACGGCAAGCCACAAGTACCATTCAAAACCGTGTACGTTACCGGCCTGATCCGTGACGAAAACGGTGACAAGATGTCGAAGTCAAAAGGTAACGTACTTGACCCAATCGACATGATCGATGGTATCGACCTTGAGTCTCTAGTAGAGAAGCGTTGTGGCAACATGATGCAGCCTCAGCTTGCAGCGAAGATCGAGAAGAATACGCGTAAGACATTTGAAAACGGCATTGAAGCCTACGGTACTGACGCACTGCGTTTCACCCTTGCTGCAATGGCATCAACCGGCCGTGATATCAACTGGGATATGAAGCGTCTTGAAGGTTACCGTAACTTCTGTAACAAGCTATGGAACGCCAGCCGTTACGTGATGATGAACACCGAAGAGCAAGATTGTGGCTTTAGCGCAGGTGAGATCGAATACTCACTGGCCGACAAGTGGATCGAGTCTCAGTTTGAACTGGCAGCGAAAGCGTTTAACAACCATATCGATAACTTCCGTCTCGATATGGCAGCCAACACCCTGTACGAATTCATCTGGAACCAATTCTGTGACTGGTACTTAGAGCTAACCAAACCGGTTCTATGGAAAGGGACTGAAGCGCAACAACGTGGTACGCGTCGTACGCTAATCACAGTGCTGGAGAAGACGCTACGTCTGGCTCACCCTGTGATTCCTTACATCACCGAAACCATCTGGCAAAGCATCAAGCCTATCGTTGACGGTGTGGAAGGCACTACTTCATCAGAAAGCACTATCATGCTGCAATCTCTGCCTCAATTCGATGAAGCGAACTTCAACCAAGCTGCGCTCGATGACATCGAATGGGTAAAAGCCTTCATCACTAGCATTCGTAACCTACGTGCTGAATACGACATCAACCCAGGTAAGCCTCTGTCTGTGATGCTCAAAGCGGCGACAGCAGAAGACGCTGCGCGCGTTGAAGCCAACAAGCAGGTGCTGGTTTCTCTGGCTAAGCTGGAGTCAGTACGCGTGCTCGCAGCCGGTGAAGAAACGCCAGCCTGTGCAACGGCACTGGTCGGAAAATCTGAGCTGATGATCCCAATGGCAGGCCTGATCGACAAAGATGCCGAGCTGGCTCGTTTGGATAAAGAAGTAGCGAAAACACAAGGCGAAATCAAACGCATCGAAGGTAAACTCGGCAACGAAGGTTTCGTTGCTAAAGCACCGGAAGCGGTTATCGCCAAAGAGCGTGAAAAGCTGGAAGGTTACAAAGAGACACTGGCTAAGCTAGAAGAGCAAAAAACCACGATCGCGGCACTCTAA
- a CDS encoding M48 family metallopeptidase — translation MSRIQGTAFAPRSSERHEAMLDLSQANFVALHINGDIISCEQHHVTVSDPVGNLPIRFTFAQGWVFVAPRSAAIEQWLLRHRKRRTRFVDWMEGNITAWVVSSFICIAILLWGYVYALPWASDKIAERLPDSVSLLLGEKILQTLDEHLVPSELDASQQQAIRLRVAQHVEKLAPLPFAINVQFRSSAQGANAFALPGGTIILLDELVALAETPAQLDSIILHELGHVHHRHMMKQLVQSTILSVSVSLITGESSGIVDNLAGMGVFIASNGQSREAEKQADHYAKLAMRQIYGSSEPMAEMFERFQQQSEGEVPAWLSTHPDFDSRIDAARSDSR, via the coding sequence ATGTCACGCATTCAAGGCACCGCGTTTGCGCCTCGTAGCTCAGAGCGACACGAGGCGATGTTAGATCTCTCTCAGGCCAATTTTGTCGCGCTGCACATAAATGGTGACATTATCAGTTGCGAGCAGCATCATGTGACGGTCAGCGATCCAGTGGGCAATCTGCCCATCCGCTTTACTTTTGCGCAGGGGTGGGTGTTTGTTGCTCCCCGCAGTGCGGCAATAGAGCAATGGTTGCTGCGTCATCGTAAGCGCAGAACTCGCTTTGTCGATTGGATGGAAGGAAATATCACCGCTTGGGTGGTTTCCTCGTTCATCTGTATCGCTATTCTGCTTTGGGGGTATGTCTACGCGTTGCCTTGGGCGAGTGACAAGATAGCTGAGCGTTTGCCCGACTCGGTCTCGTTGCTTCTGGGTGAGAAGATCTTGCAAACCCTAGACGAGCACCTCGTCCCCAGCGAGCTTGACGCCTCGCAGCAGCAGGCGATTCGTTTGCGTGTGGCGCAGCACGTCGAAAAGCTTGCTCCGCTGCCTTTTGCTATCAATGTGCAGTTTCGCTCATCGGCTCAAGGAGCGAATGCGTTTGCGCTGCCCGGTGGCACCATCATTCTTTTAGATGAACTGGTGGCTCTGGCAGAGACGCCGGCGCAGCTTGATAGCATCATTTTGCATGAGTTAGGGCATGTTCATCACCGGCATATGATGAAGCAATTGGTGCAATCGACCATACTCTCCGTCAGTGTTTCTCTGATTACGGGGGAAAGTTCGGGCATCGTTGATAATCTGGCGGGGATGGGCGTATTCATTGCTTCCAATGGCCAATCGCGTGAGGCCGAAAAGCAGGCGGATCATTACGCGAAACTGGCGATGCGGCAGATATATGGTAGCAGTGAACCGATGGCAGAGATGTTTGAGCGTTTTCAGCAGCAAAGTGAGGGGGAAGTGCCCGCATGGCTGAGCACTCATCCTGATTTTGACTCCCGCATCGATGCTGCGCGCAGTGATTCGCGGTAG
- a CDS encoding DUF2061 domain-containing protein, which produces MKKTLTFAALHFTIAFSVAYVLTGDVLIGSLIAMIEPSVNTVAFYFHEKAWAQAPALRARQWMTKLKTASFATVHFSVAFSVAYLLTGDLLVGGVMAMIEPSINTVVYYFHEKVWLRHSASKQTRDSHRFCLHPTA; this is translated from the coding sequence ATGAAAAAGACACTAACTTTTGCAGCACTTCATTTTACTATCGCTTTTAGTGTCGCTTACGTACTGACTGGCGATGTTCTAATAGGTAGTTTAATTGCCATGATTGAGCCCTCAGTGAACACCGTGGCATTTTACTTTCATGAGAAAGCATGGGCGCAAGCACCCGCGTTAAGAGCGCGTCAGTGGATGACCAAACTCAAGACTGCCAGCTTTGCGACCGTCCATTTCAGCGTGGCGTTTTCTGTCGCCTATCTGTTGACTGGTGACCTTTTGGTCGGTGGCGTCATGGCGATGATTGAACCTTCGATCAACACAGTGGTGTACTACTTCCATGAAAAGGTCTGGTTACGCCACAGTGCAAGCAAACAAACGCGCGATTCGCACCGTTTTTGTTTGCACCCAACGGCGTAG
- a CDS encoding GNAT family N-acetyltransferase, with amino-acid sequence MSQEMEFTLRPITLEDNASIANVIRQVSAEYGLTADKGYSVADPTLDDLYSIYKQPRAAYWVVEHQGEVVGGGGFSPLSGAEDICELQKMYFLPICRGQGLAKQIIALCKALAKNMGYQQCYLESTANLKEALALYKKVGFRHLDAPLGNTGHDACEVVMITEL; translated from the coding sequence ATGTCACAAGAAATGGAATTTACCTTACGCCCGATAACTCTTGAGGACAACGCCTCAATAGCCAATGTGATTCGCCAAGTCTCGGCCGAATATGGCTTAACCGCCGATAAAGGCTACAGCGTCGCCGATCCAACACTGGACGATTTGTACAGTATCTACAAACAGCCACGCGCTGCATATTGGGTGGTGGAACATCAAGGCGAAGTAGTCGGGGGCGGTGGCTTCTCGCCGCTCAGCGGCGCTGAAGATATTTGTGAACTACAAAAAATGTATTTTTTACCCATTTGCCGCGGCCAAGGGCTGGCCAAGCAAATCATCGCCTTGTGTAAAGCGTTGGCGAAAAATATGGGCTATCAACAATGCTATCTTGAAAGCACCGCCAACTTGAAAGAAGCGCTGGCACTATATAAAAAAGTTGGCTTTCGCCATCTCGATGCGCCACTGGGCAACACCGGTCACGACGCCTGTGAAGTGGTGATGATCACAGAGCTCTAA
- the rraB gene encoding ribonuclease E inhibitor RraB has translation MSHEDEYLSVEELIEIQKEDTRDIIAALLEDGSDPDALYEIEHHLFAEDFETLEKAVVEAFKMGFEVLEAEETEDEDGKILLCCDATMQSALDAEAIDAQVEKLVHLAEKYDIIYDGWGTYYEGEDALYPDDDEDGDYED, from the coding sequence ATGTCTCACGAAGATGAATATCTGTCAGTTGAAGAATTAATCGAGATTCAAAAGGAAGATACTCGCGATATTATTGCTGCCCTACTCGAAGATGGCAGTGATCCTGATGCTCTGTATGAAATTGAGCACCATCTGTTTGCCGAAGACTTTGAGACGCTGGAAAAAGCGGTGGTTGAAGCCTTTAAAATGGGTTTTGAGGTTCTCGAAGCCGAAGAGACCGAAGACGAAGATGGTAAGATCCTGCTTTGCTGTGATGCCACCATGCAATCTGCCCTTGATGCCGAAGCGATTGACGCCCAAGTTGAGAAACTGGTTCATCTAGCTGAAAAATATGACATTATTTATGATGGATGGGGCACGTACTACGAAGGCGAAGACGCGCTTTACCCTGATGATGACGAAGACGGCGATTACGAAGATTAA
- the arcA gene encoding arginine deiminase — protein MSKLYVGSEVGQLRRVLLNRPERALTHLTPSNCHELLFDDVLAVEAAGQEHDAFANTLRSQGVEVLLLHDLLVQTLAVPQAKHWLLNVQVSDFRYGPIFARDLRHYLSDMDDEHLATILLGGLAYSELPIKSASMLPRMKRPLDFVIEPLPNHLFTRDTSCWVYGGVSLNPMMKAARQRETNHLRAIYQWHPTFAGQDFIKYFGDEDLHYDNANIEGGDVLVIGKGAVLIGMSERTTPQGVENLAASLFKSGQAKEVIAIDLPKHRSCMHLDTVMTHMDVDTFSVYPEIMRKDLDTWRLTPQGNGEMRVEASHNYLHAIETALGLDQLNIITTGGDNYEAEREQWNDANNVLTVKPGVVIGYERNVYTNEKYDKAGIEVLTIPGNELGRGRGGARCMSCPIERDDI, from the coding sequence ATGAGCAAGCTGTATGTCGGCTCCGAGGTCGGTCAACTACGACGAGTGTTGTTAAACCGCCCAGAGCGAGCCCTAACCCATCTCACCCCCTCCAATTGCCACGAGTTACTGTTTGATGATGTGTTAGCGGTTGAGGCGGCGGGGCAAGAACACGATGCGTTTGCCAACACGCTACGCAGCCAAGGGGTTGAAGTATTACTGCTGCACGATCTCTTGGTTCAAACCCTCGCCGTACCGCAAGCCAAACACTGGCTGCTGAATGTGCAAGTGTCGGATTTTCGCTACGGGCCGATTTTCGCCCGCGATCTGCGCCACTATCTCTCTGATATGGACGATGAGCATCTGGCAACCATTCTACTCGGCGGATTAGCCTACTCTGAGTTGCCGATCAAATCCGCGTCTATGCTACCAAGAATGAAGCGCCCGCTGGATTTCGTCATTGAGCCGCTGCCCAACCATCTCTTCACCCGCGACACCTCATGTTGGGTATACGGAGGCGTGTCACTCAACCCAATGATGAAAGCGGCTCGCCAACGGGAAACCAACCATTTGCGCGCGATTTACCAATGGCACCCGACGTTTGCGGGGCAAGATTTCATCAAATACTTCGGTGATGAAGACCTGCACTACGACAACGCCAATATCGAAGGCGGCGATGTGCTGGTGATCGGCAAAGGCGCGGTGTTAATTGGTATGTCTGAACGCACCACGCCACAAGGGGTAGAAAACCTCGCGGCGAGCCTGTTTAAGTCCGGTCAAGCAAAAGAGGTGATCGCCATCGATCTGCCGAAGCACCGCTCTTGCATGCATTTAGACACCGTCATGACGCACATGGATGTCGATACTTTTTCGGTCTATCCAGAAATCATGCGCAAAGATCTCGATACTTGGCGTCTCACACCACAAGGAAACGGTGAAATGCGCGTCGAGGCATCGCATAACTATCTGCATGCTATCGAAACGGCTCTTGGTTTGGATCAGCTCAACATCATCACCACAGGTGGCGACAACTACGAAGCCGAGCGCGAGCAATGGAATGATGCCAATAACGTGCTGACCGTCAAACCGGGCGTGGTGATTGGCTACGAGCGCAACGTCTACACCAATGAGAAGTATGACAAGGCAGGGATTGAGGTTTTAACCATTCCCGGCAATGAACTGGGACGCGGCCGTGGCGGCGCACGCTGCATGAGTTGTCCGATTGAGCGCGATGACATTTAA
- the argF gene encoding ornithine carbamoyltransferase — MAFNLRNRNFLKLLDFSPKEIQFLLDLSAQLKKAKYAGTEKKTLQGKNIALIFEKASTRTRCAFEVAAFDQGAQVSYIGPSGSQIGDKESMKDTARVLGRMYDGIQYRGFGQAIVEELGAYAGVPVWNGLTDEFHPTQILADFLTMLEHGQGKALHQIKFAYLGDARNNMGNSLMVGAAKMGMDIRLVAPKAFWPQEELVTLCQTIASESGAKITLTESVEEGVAGCDFLYTDVWVSMGEAAQAWDERVALMKPYQVNMAMLKQTGNPAVKFMHCLPAFHNDETVIGKQVAEKYGMKGLEVTEEVFESDHSIVFDEAENRMHTIKAVMVATLGS; from the coding sequence ATGGCATTTAATCTTCGCAATCGCAATTTTCTCAAGCTGCTGGACTTCTCGCCGAAGGAAATTCAGTTTTTGCTGGACCTCTCCGCGCAGCTGAAAAAAGCCAAGTACGCCGGAACCGAGAAGAAAACCTTACAAGGCAAGAACATCGCGCTGATCTTCGAAAAAGCGTCGACCCGTACACGCTGCGCGTTTGAAGTGGCCGCTTTTGATCAAGGAGCACAGGTTTCTTACATCGGTCCATCCGGTTCGCAAATCGGCGACAAAGAGTCGATGAAAGATACCGCTCGAGTGCTCGGGCGAATGTACGATGGCATTCAGTATCGCGGCTTTGGTCAAGCGATTGTTGAAGAGCTTGGCGCCTACGCAGGCGTGCCTGTTTGGAACGGCCTGACCGACGAATTCCATCCCACGCAAATTCTTGCAGATTTCCTCACCATGCTAGAGCACGGCCAAGGTAAAGCCTTGCATCAAATCAAATTTGCCTATCTTGGCGATGCGCGCAACAACATGGGTAATTCGCTCATGGTTGGCGCGGCCAAGATGGGCATGGACATTCGCTTAGTCGCGCCGAAAGCCTTTTGGCCGCAAGAGGAGTTAGTGACCCTTTGCCAAACCATTGCCAGCGAAAGCGGAGCAAAAATCACCTTAACCGAAAGCGTCGAAGAGGGCGTGGCCGGGTGTGATTTTCTCTACACCGATGTGTGGGTTTCCATGGGCGAAGCAGCGCAAGCGTGGGATGAGCGCGTGGCGCTGATGAAGCCGTATCAAGTCAATATGGCGATGCTCAAGCAAACGGGCAATCCCGCGGTGAAATTTATGCACTGCTTACCCGCCTTCCATAACGATGAAACCGTCATCGGCAAACAAGTGGCGGAAAAATATGGGATGAAAGGGCTAGAAGTGACAGAAGAGGTGTTTGAATCAGACCACTCCATTGTCTTTGATGAAGCAGAAAATCGCATGCATACCATCAAAGCGGTGATGGTGGCAACGCTGGGCAGCTAA
- the pyrB gene encoding aspartate carbamoyltransferase, with translation MTNSLYKKHIISIPELSRAELELIVKTAGQLKAEPNPDLIKNKVVASCFFEPSTRTRLSFETAIQRIGGDVIGFDDGGNTSLAKKGETLADSVQVISNYVDAFVMRHPQEGAARLASEFSNGVPVINAGDGANQHPTQTLLDLFTISETQGRLDELNVAFVGDLKYGRTVHSLTQALAKFNNIRFFFVAPDALAMPEYILEELDEAGIAYSVHNDMDSVIPELDILYMTRVQKERFDASEYVHIKSAYILTAAMLENARDNLKVLHPLPRVDEITTDVDKTPYAYYFQQAGNGVYAREALLALVLNESL, from the coding sequence ATGACAAACTCGCTTTATAAAAAGCACATTATTTCCATTCCGGAGCTGAGCCGCGCTGAGCTGGAATTGATTGTCAAAACGGCTGGTCAACTCAAAGCAGAGCCAAATCCAGATCTGATCAAAAACAAAGTGGTGGCGAGCTGCTTCTTCGAGCCTTCAACCCGAACCCGCTTGTCGTTTGAAACGGCGATTCAGCGCATCGGCGGCGACGTGATTGGCTTTGACGATGGCGGAAACACCTCGCTGGCGAAAAAAGGCGAAACACTGGCCGATTCCGTGCAAGTGATCTCTAACTATGTGGATGCGTTTGTCATGCGCCACCCGCAAGAGGGCGCAGCGCGTTTGGCGTCGGAGTTCTCAAACGGCGTGCCCGTGATTAACGCGGGCGATGGCGCTAACCAGCATCCCACACAAACCCTGCTTGATCTGTTCACCATTTCTGAAACCCAAGGCCGCTTGGACGAGCTCAACGTGGCGTTTGTCGGCGACCTCAAGTATGGCCGCACGGTCCACTCGCTCACTCAAGCACTGGCGAAATTTAACAACATCCGTTTCTTCTTTGTCGCACCTGATGCGCTGGCGATGCCAGAGTACATTCTGGAAGAGTTGGATGAAGCAGGCATCGCCTACAGCGTGCACAACGACATGGACAGCGTGATCCCAGAGTTAGATATTCTCTACATGACCCGCGTGCAAAAAGAGCGTTTCGATGCCTCAGAATATGTGCACATCAAATCGGCCTACATCCTCACCGCCGCGATGCTGGAAAATGCCCGCGATAACTTGAAAGTGCTGCACCCGCTGCCACGCGTCGACGAGATCACCACCGATGTGGATAAAACGCCTTACGCTTACTACTTCCAGCAAGCAGGCAACGGCGTATACGCGCGTGAAGCCCTGTTAGCCCTAGTTTTGAATGAATCACTGTAA